A genomic stretch from Arachis stenosperma cultivar V10309 chromosome 3, arast.V10309.gnm1.PFL2, whole genome shotgun sequence includes:
- the LOC130970338 gene encoding rho GDP-dissociation inhibitor 1-like — MSTAVGAASTTKNVLFGANLDEEITNKVGNGGEPGQLPYSDDEEEIDEAEEEEDPKLESDKEMDPHPGPQFSLKEHIDKDKDDESLRKWKEQLLGSIDMSAVGENKDPEVKIVSLTITCPGRPDQILPIPFTNDSKKSVFILKEGTKFSLKFTFIVSNNLVSGLKYTNVVWKTGVRVDNIKKMLGTYSPQQEPYTYELEEETTPSGFFARGTYSARTKFVDDDKKCYLDASYQFEIQKNWPTPH; from the exons ATGTCTACTGCTGTAGGAGCTGCCTCCACAACCAAGAATGTTCTCTTTGGAGCTaatttagatgaagagatcaCAAACAAGGTTGGTAATGGTGGGGAACCAGGCCAGCTTCCTTACagtgatgatgaagaagaaattgatgaggcagaggaagaggaagatcCCAAGCTAGAATCTGACAAGGAAATGGATCCTCATCCTGGTCCTCAATTCTCTCTCAAGGAGCATATTGACAAAGACAAA GATGATGAGAGtctgagaaaatggaaagagcaacTTCTTGGAAGTATTGATATGTCTGCTGTTGGAG AGAATAAGGATCCAGAAGTGAAGATAGTGAGCCTCACAATCACATGCCCAGGAAGGCCTGATCAAATCTTGCCAATTCCATTTACTAATGATTCTAAGAAGAGTGTCTTCATCCTTAAGGAAGGGACCAAATTCAGCCTCAAATTCACCTTCATTGTCTCCAACAACCTTGTTTCCGGCCTCAAATACACTAATGTTGTTTGGAAAACTGGTGTTAGAG TggacaatataaaaaaaatgttggGAACTTATAGCCCACAGCAGGAACCATATACATATGAATTAGAAGAAGAAACCACCCCTTCAGGATTCTTTGCTAGGGGAACCTATTCAGCAAGAACCAAA TTTGTAGATGATGATAAAAAATGCTACTTGGATGCAAGTTATCAGTTTGAAATTCAGAAAAATTGGCCTACACCCCATTGA
- the LOC130969691 gene encoding MACPF domain-containing protein At1g14780-like — translation MAVEEEGAQFQMRALECVGKGFDLASDFRLKFAKGVGGGGKRLVVLDEMHKRDILIPAAGGASITIRGVSEDIRCDKGDRIRFKSDVLEFNQMSELLNQKSAVQGKIPSGYFNALFDLSGDWLRDAADIKYLAFDGYFISLYYLHLTASPLVLQEEVKKSVPAQWDPAALSRFIQTYGTHIVVGMAVGGQDVICVKQKHSSKISPGDLRRHLEDLGDFLFSDVRSPSLLQRQTADGKQKVPEVFNRVMQSNTMQFTTISETSSKDGLTIICSKRGGDMFKNSHSNWLQTVPSNPEAILFKFVPISSLLTGIPGSGYLSHAINLYLRYKPPLEDIQYFLEFQIPKQWAPMFCELPLRHQRTKTSSCSLQFSFMGPKLHISSTQVVVTEQKPVVGLRLYLEGRKCDRLALHVQHLSSLPNTMVLSSGTSTLQTASMWRGSDDHESSNQFLEPVRWKRFSKVCTSVVKHDPNWLNGSSGVYVVTGAQILSKGSWPRNVLHLRLLFTHIPNCSIRKSEWAGAPEGSKKLSFFTNLSTTFSFTQQSNTAPRKQAPAALNSGIYPEGPPVPVRSGKLLKYVETAEVVRGPHDAPGHWLVTAAKLVTDGGKIGIQVKFALLDYC, via the exons ATGGCGGTGGAAGAGGAGGGTGCACAGTTTCAGATGAGGGCCTTGGAGTGTGTTGGTAAAGGTTTCGACTTGGCGAGCGATTTTCGGTTGAAGTTTGCAAAGGGAGTTGGAGGCGGTGGGAAGAGGTTGGTGGTGCTTGATGAAATGCACAAGAGGGATATTTTGATCCCTGCAGCTGGTGGAGCCTCCATCACCATTAGAGGGGTCTCTGAGGACATTCGTTGTGATAAAGGGGATAGAATAAGGTTCAAATCCGATGTGCTTGAGTTCAACCAG ATGTCTGAGTTGTTAAATCAGAAATCGGCAGTGCAAGGGAAAATACCTTCTGGCTATTTCAATGCTCTTTTTGATTTGAGTGGTGACTGGTTGAGGGATGCTGCTGACATCAAGTATCTTGCTTTTGATGGTTATTTCATTTCGCTCTACTATTTACATCTAACAGCTTCTCCACTTGTGCTGCAAGAGGAAGTTAAGAAGTCTGTTCCTGCTCAATGGGACCCGGCGGCACTGTCTAG GTTCATTCAGACATATGGTACACACATAGTAGTAGGTATGGCTGTTGGTGGTCAAGATGTAATCTGTGTCAAACAGAAGCATTCTTCAAAGATTTCTCCTGGTGATCTCAGAAGACATTTAGAAGATCTTGGAGATTTTCTGTTTTCAGATGTAAGGAGTCCTTCTTTACTACAGAGGCAGACAGCCGATGGCAAACAGAAG GTCCCTGAGGTCTTTAATCGTGTGATGCAATCAAACACAATGCAGTTCACTACTATTTCAGAAACATCAAGCAAAGAT GGCCTCACTATTATTTGCTCCAAAAGAGGAGGAGATATGTTCAAGAACAGTCACTCAAATTGGCTCCAGACAGTGCCTTCTAATCCTGAAGCAATCCTCTTCAAATTCGTTCCTATTTCATCACTTCTAACTGGGATTCCTGGAAGTGGCTATCTTAGCCATGCAATCAACTTGTATTTACGTT ACAAGCCTCCTCTTGAAGATATACAATATTTCTTAGAGTTTCAAATTCCCAAGCAATGGGCGCCAATGTTTTGCGAGCTACCTCTCAGGCATCAGCGGACGAAGACGTCTTCCTGTTCCCTGCAATTTAGTTTCATGGGTCCAAAGCTCCATATCAGCTCCACACAG GTGGTGGTAACTGAACAAAAACCTGTGGTTGGTCTCCGCTTGTACTTGGAAGGCCGGAAATGTGATAGACTCGCATTACATGTACAACATCTTTCGAGCCTTCCAAATACCATGGTTCTTTCTTCTGGCACCTCAACCCTGCAAACAGCATCTATGTGGCGAGGGTCCGATGACCATGAATCCAGCAACCAATTTCTGGAACCAGTCAGATGGAAGAGATTCTCAAAGGTGTGCACATCAGTAGTTAAGCATGACCCGAATTGGTTGAATGGCTCGAGTGGTGTTTATGTTGTAACTGGGGCACAAATCCTTAGTAAAGGAAGTTGGCCAAGGAATGTGCTTCATCTGCGTCTTCTCTTCACGCATATACCTAATTGCAGTATCCGGAAGTCAGAGTGGGCTGGCGCACCAGAGGGTTCAAAAAAGTTATCTTTCTTCACAAATTTGAGCACAACATTTTCATTCACTCAACAGAGTAACACTGCTCCACGGAAGCAGGCTCCAGCAGCACTAAACTCCGGTATTTATCCAGAGGGTCCACCTGTGCCAGTTCGCTCAGGTAAACTGCTTAAATATGTGGAGACAGCTGAGGTTGTGCGAGGGCCGCATGATGCTCCGGGTCATTGGTTAGTAACTGCTGCCAAGCTCGTCACAGACGGCGGTAAGATTGGAATACAAGTGAAGTTTGCATTGTTAGATTACTGCTGA
- the LOC130970145 gene encoding sm-like protein LSM7, with the protein MSGRKETVLDLAKFVDKGVQVKLTGGRQVTGTLKGYDQLLNLVLDEAVEFLRDPDDPLKTTDQTRRLGLIVCRGTAVMLVSPTDGTDEIANPFIQQDGA; encoded by the exons ATG TCGGGAAGGAAAGAAACTGTTCTGGACCTAGCGAAGTTCGTTGACAAAGGTGTTCAGGTTAAACTCACTGGTGGCAGACAAG TGACAGGAACTCTCAAAGGTTATGATCAGTTGCTTAACCTTGTCCTAGATGAAGCTGTAGAGTTTCTAAGAG ATCCTGATGATCCTCTCAAAACTACTGATCAGACCAGACGTCTTGGCTTAATT GTTTGTAGAGGAACTGCTGTCATGCTTGTGTCCCCAACTGATGGTACAGATGAGATTGCCAACCCCTTTATACAGCAAGATGGGGCCTAG
- the LOC130970144 gene encoding probable amidase At4g34880 isoform X2, with amino-acid sequence MHLVVGVQENPYTGDDPCGSSSGSAISVATNMVTVSLGTETDGSILCPSSYNSVVGIKPTVGLTSRAGVVPISPRQDTVGPICRTVSDAAYVLETIAGIDINDKATIEASKFVPKGGYAQFLRKDGLRGKRLGVVRVFFNSGNDAFLQETFKLHMSTLRQRGAVLVDNLKMDNINELSYDQSESIAMDIEFKLALNAYLKDLVASPVRSLADVIAFNKKHSKLEKIDEYGQDLMLEAQKTSGIGKQLNGALLNMTRLSKNGFEKLMKRNKLDAVVAPFSSFSSILAIGGYPGVMVPAGYEKGAPFGICFGGLKGSEPKLIEIAYSFEQATKLRKPPPPIHKLKF; translated from the exons ATGCACCTAGTGGTTGGAGTGCAAGAG AATCCATACACAGGGGATGATCCCTGTGGATCAAGTAGCGGATCAGCAATATCAGTGGCAACAAATATGGTGACAGTGTCCCTTGGTACTGAGACTGATGGCTCCATTTTATGCCCTTCAAGTTATAACTCAGTGGTGGGGATCAAGCCAACAGTTGGTCTCACTAGTAGAGCTGGAGTTGTCCCAATTAGCCCAAGACAAGACACAGTTGG GCCAATTTGCAGGACTGTATCAGATGCTGCCTATGTTCTTGAAACCATTGCAGGCATCGATATTAATGATAAGGCAACAATTGAAGCATCAAAATTTGTCCCCAAAGGTGGTTATGCTCAATTTCTAAGGAAAGATGGACTAAGAGGAAAGAGACTAGGAGTGGTGAGAGTGTTCTTCAATTCTGGGAATGATGCTTTTCTGCAAGAAACTTTTAAGCTTCATATGAGCACCTTAAG GCAAAGAGGTGCAGTTTTAGTTGATAATTTgaagatggataacataaaTGAACTCAGTTATGATCAAAGTGAATCCATTGCAATGGATATTGAATTCAAACTAGCCTTGAATGCATACCTCAAAGACTTGGTTGCTTCACCGGTAAGAAGCTTGGCCGATGTGATAGCTTTCAACAAGAAACATTCAAAACTG GAGAAGATTGATGAGTATGGCCAAGATCTCATGCTGGAAGCTCAGAAGACAAGTGGAATTGGGAAACAACTAAATGGAGCATTATTAAATATGACAAGATTATCCAAGAATGGGTTTGAGAAACTAATGAAAAGAAATAAACTAGATGCCGTGGTGGCACCATTTTCAAGCTTTAGTAGCATACTTGCTATTGGAGGTTACCCGGGAGTAATGGTTCCAGCAGGGTATGAAAAGGGTGCACCATTTGGAATATGTTTTGGAGGGTTGAAAGGATCAGAGCCTAAGCTCATTGAAATTGCTTATTCCTTTGAACAAGCAACCAAGCTTAGGAAGCCTCCTCCTCCAattcacaaattaaaattttaa
- the LOC130970144 gene encoding probable amidase At4g34880 isoform X1 gives MASPSVYASSFLQFIFLILLVTLSSVLPVATFSKEQFSIEEATVHDLQLAFQRNQLSSRKLVEFYLKRIQSLNPVLRGVLEVNPDALTQADSADQERKTKPQGPFSALHGIPILVKDNIATKDKLNTTAGSYALLGSEVPRDAGVVTRLRKAGAVILGKASLSEWSHYRSSNAPSGWSARGGQGKNPYTGDDPCGSSSGSAISVATNMVTVSLGTETDGSILCPSSYNSVVGIKPTVGLTSRAGVVPISPRQDTVGPICRTVSDAAYVLETIAGIDINDKATIEASKFVPKGGYAQFLRKDGLRGKRLGVVRVFFNSGNDAFLQETFKLHMSTLRQRGAVLVDNLKMDNINELSYDQSESIAMDIEFKLALNAYLKDLVASPVRSLADVIAFNKKHSKLEKIDEYGQDLMLEAQKTSGIGKQLNGALLNMTRLSKNGFEKLMKRNKLDAVVAPFSSFSSILAIGGYPGVMVPAGYEKGAPFGICFGGLKGSEPKLIEIAYSFEQATKLRKPPPPIHKLKF, from the exons ATGGCTTCACCATCAGTGTATGCATCCTCTTTCTTGCAATTCATTTTTCTTATCCTTTTGGTAACACTGTCTTCTGTGTTACCAGTAGCGACCTTTAGCAAGGAGCAGTTCTCAATTGAGGAAGCAACCGTGCATGATCTCCAACTTGCTTTCCAAAGAAACCAGTTAAGCTCTAGGAAACTGGTTGAGTTCTACCTCAAACGAATCCAAAGCCTGAATCCGGTTCTCAGAGGGGTATTGGAGGTGAATCCAGATGCACTAACCCAAGCTGACAGTGCTGACCAAGAGAGAAAGACTAAGCCACAAGGCCCTTTTTCTGCTTTGCATGGAATACCCATTTTGGTTAAGGATAACATTGCAACTAAGGATAAACTGAACACTACTGCAGGGTCTTATGCACTTCTGGGGTCTGAGGTGCCTAGAGATGCTGGTGTAGTTACCAGGTTAAGGAAAGCCGGGGCTGTCATATTAGGAAAAGCCAGTCTCAGTGAGTGGTCACATTACAGGTCAAGTAATGCACCTAGTGGTTGGAGTGCAAGAGGTGGGCAAGGAAAG AATCCATACACAGGGGATGATCCCTGTGGATCAAGTAGCGGATCAGCAATATCAGTGGCAACAAATATGGTGACAGTGTCCCTTGGTACTGAGACTGATGGCTCCATTTTATGCCCTTCAAGTTATAACTCAGTGGTGGGGATCAAGCCAACAGTTGGTCTCACTAGTAGAGCTGGAGTTGTCCCAATTAGCCCAAGACAAGACACAGTTGG GCCAATTTGCAGGACTGTATCAGATGCTGCCTATGTTCTTGAAACCATTGCAGGCATCGATATTAATGATAAGGCAACAATTGAAGCATCAAAATTTGTCCCCAAAGGTGGTTATGCTCAATTTCTAAGGAAAGATGGACTAAGAGGAAAGAGACTAGGAGTGGTGAGAGTGTTCTTCAATTCTGGGAATGATGCTTTTCTGCAAGAAACTTTTAAGCTTCATATGAGCACCTTAAG GCAAAGAGGTGCAGTTTTAGTTGATAATTTgaagatggataacataaaTGAACTCAGTTATGATCAAAGTGAATCCATTGCAATGGATATTGAATTCAAACTAGCCTTGAATGCATACCTCAAAGACTTGGTTGCTTCACCGGTAAGAAGCTTGGCCGATGTGATAGCTTTCAACAAGAAACATTCAAAACTG GAGAAGATTGATGAGTATGGCCAAGATCTCATGCTGGAAGCTCAGAAGACAAGTGGAATTGGGAAACAACTAAATGGAGCATTATTAAATATGACAAGATTATCCAAGAATGGGTTTGAGAAACTAATGAAAAGAAATAAACTAGATGCCGTGGTGGCACCATTTTCAAGCTTTAGTAGCATACTTGCTATTGGAGGTTACCCGGGAGTAATGGTTCCAGCAGGGTATGAAAAGGGTGCACCATTTGGAATATGTTTTGGAGGGTTGAAAGGATCAGAGCCTAAGCTCATTGAAATTGCTTATTCCTTTGAACAAGCAACCAAGCTTAGGAAGCCTCCTCCTCCAattcacaaattaaaattttaa
- the LOC130970648 gene encoding probable amidase At4g34880, translating into MLPTTSTEQGFSIEEATVHDLQLAFQRNQLSSKELVEFYLERIQTLNTDLKAVLEVNPDAIAQANIAGQERKDKPHGSFSALHGIPILLKDNIATKDKLNTTAGSYALLGSVVPRDAGVVTRLRKAGAIILGKATLSEWSNFRSNNAPSGWCARGGQGKNPYTKGDPCGSSSGSAISVAANMVTVSLGTETNGSILCPSGYNSVVGIKPTVGLTSRAGVIPISPRQDTVGPICRTVSDAACVLETIVGIDINDEATIEASKYVPEGGYSQFLREDGLSGKRLGVVRSYYNFGNGTFMHKTFQLHLETLRQRGALLVDNLKIDNIVEINMDQSEDIALEIEFKLALNAYLNDLVASPVRSLADVIEYNKNHSEQENLDEYDQDLMLESETTNGFGETLNQALLNLKKLSQDGFEKLMIANKLDAVVIPFSRFSKVLAIGGYPGIIVPAGYEEGVPFGICFGGMKGSEPKLIEIAYSFEQSTKIRKPPPIHK; encoded by the exons ATGCTACCAACTACCTCTACCGAGCAGGGCTTCTCAATTGAGGAGGCAACGGTGCATGATCTCCAACTTGCTTTCCAAAGAAACCAGTTAAGTTCTAAGGAACTCGTGGAGTTCTACTTAGAGCGAATCCAAACACTTAACACAGACCTCAAAGCTGTGCTGGAGGTGAATCCAGATGCAATAGCCCAGGCTAACATAGCTGGTCAAGAGAGAAAGGATAAGCCACATGGGTCTTTCTCTGCTTTGCATGGAATACCCATTTTATTGAAGGATAACATTGCAACTAAGGATAAGTTGAACACCACCGCAGGGTCTTATGCATTGTTGGGGTCTGTGGTGCCTAGAGATGCTGGTGTAGTCACCAGGTTAAGGAAAGCTGGGGCTATCATATTAGGAAAAGCCACTCTTAGTGAATGGTCAAATTTCAGGTCCAATAATGCACCCAGTGGTTGGTGTGCCAGAGGTGGACAAGGAAAG AATCCATACACCAAGGGTGATCCCTGTGGGTCTAGTAGCGGATCAGCAATATCAGTAGCGGCGAATATGGTGACAGTGTCCCTTGGCACTGAGACTAATGGCTCCATTTTATGCCCTTCAGGTTATAACTCAGTGGTGGGGATCAAGCCAACAGTTGGTCTCACTAGTAGAGCTGGGGTTATCCCAATCAGCCCCAGACAAGACACAGTTGG ACCAATTTGCAGGACTGTATCGGATGCTGCCTGTGTTCTTGAAACCATTGTAGGCATTGACATTAATGATGAGGCAACAATTGAAGCATCAAAGTATGTCCCAGAAGGTGGCTATTCTCAATTTCTGAGGGAAGATGGACTAAGCGGGAAGAGACTAGGAGTAGTGAGATCATATTACAATTTTGGAAATGGTACTTTTATGCACAAAACTTTTCAGCTACACCTAGAAACCTTAAG GCAAAGAGGTGCCCTTTTGGTTGACAATTTGAAGATAGATAACATCGTCGAAATCAATATGGATCAAAGTGAAGATATTGCTCTGGAGATTGAATTCAAACTAGCCTTGAATGCATACCTCAATGACTTAGTTGCTTCCCCGGTGAGAAGCTTGGCCGATGTGATAGAATACAACAAGAATCACTCAGAACAG GAGAATCTTGATGAGTATGATCAGGATCTCATGTTGGAATCTGAGACGACAAATGGCTTTGGAGAAACACTGAATCAAGCACTCCtgaatctaaaaaaattatcccaagatggatttgagaaattaatGATAGCAAATAAACTTGATGCTGTGGTGATACCTTTTTCAAGATTTAGCAAAGTACTTGCTATTGGAGGTTATCCAGGAATAATTGTTCCAGCAGGATATGAAGAGGGTGTGCCATTTGGAATATGCTTTGGAGGGATGAAAGGATCAGAGCCAAAGCTTATTGAAATTGCATATTCCTTTGAGCAATCAACTAAGATTAGGAAGCCTCCTCCAATTCATAAGTAA